The Effusibacillus pohliae DSM 22757 genome segment CTTACAACCAGTTTACCTAAGCCCACATCGGATAGACAGGTGTGGGCTATTTGACGCTTACGAATCCATGCACATACTTTCGATAAAATAGCCCAAAAATCCTTGTGTTTCAAGGAAATTCTAACCGTTCAGCAGACCCTACGCAATTGATAAAAACGCAAAGCGCCCGTATCACGGGCGTTTTCAGTTTGGCCATGCCGCGAATCGTGTGCACTTCCAAGCCAAAGGACACGTCCAATCGGCTGTTCACCCGCTCCATCGCCGTTCGCTTGGCATATTCTCTCTCCCACTTGTAGCTGGCAGGGAACCTACGGAGGGGGCAGGGGGAAGGCACCTCCCGTCGTTGCACCCGAGCCCCGCAATCAGCACCCAGCCACCTTTACACCCAGCCGCCGCAACTGGAAGTGGAAAGGTAAGCGGAGTTACATCGAAAAGAGGTTCGTATAAGACGAACCAAGTCGGTTGAGAAAAGCTTGTAATAATAAGGATTTTATGATGTGGCAGGACATGTGAAAGGACATATAAAAGGACGTGTGAAAGGACATATAAAAGGACATGTGAAAGGACATATGAGCGGTGTCAATTGAGTGGGTATAGAAAACCTATACCCACTATTCAGATAGGAAAAATTTTGTTTCTTCTCCTGACGTAAAAAAGTACATCTGGGGGGTTTGCTTATCTTTGTAGAACAACTCGACAAACGCATTCCAGTTGGCTTTGAGGTAATCGCGTCTGTTTTGGGTGAGTGCCACCCAGACAACAGGGCTGGTTTCTCCGATTGGCATCAAGGTCTGGACGTAGTTATGAAACTTACGCTCCAACTGTCGCGGATTTTCCGTGTTGTTGTCGTACTCGACCCAAAACCGGCGGCTGTCGTCTAAAATAAGTCGTGCGTCGGGCCGAATTAACTGACGTCGATCTATCTGGCTATTGCGTTCCCTTTCCCAGTAGCGCAAGAGAACATCGGTTGCTTCTGTCGAAGAGAGCCAAGCGATTCGGTTTCTGTCATATCCCTTTTCTAACAGACGCACCAGAATGTCATTGATCCCAAGAAAGTGGGCAACTTGTGCCTGTGGTGCTTCCTTAACACGGTGGATTTGTAGAGCCATCTCCTGGGCATACTCCATGCCCAACCGTCCCAGAGAATAGGCAACATCTCGGACTTGTCCAGGAATCGAATACGTTTTGAGCCAAAGCTCCCTCTCTTCTATGGTGTTACCTCTTTTGCGAATTTGCCTCAATCTGTCCTTCAGTGTGCGGGGGTGCCACCCCGTAATCGCCAGTAACTGCCTTTTCGTCGCCATCCCCAGATCATAGAGGATGGCAATCAATTGCTCATCCCGGTGAAATGACGGGTGATCCAACCAACGAAAAATCAAATGTAGCAACTCCTTTCCTGTTATCAATACTCTCTGAAACCTTCCCAGTTTTCAGTTTTCGTCGTTGATCCCTGACGACCAGAATCACTGGCCTCCTGCAACAAGGTCCCCCCGCCTTGCAAATACTCCTCAATTTCCCGATCCACTTCCTGTACCGGCTTCCAGTCCCTACGTTGGAGTTCCTCCGCCTTCGCCAACGTATATCGGAGAAACATTTCTTCATCCTCCGTATTTCGGTAACGGGCTACCCGTCCATCTGGCAAGTAGACGTATGGAGGATCACACTTGGTCATGAAAAAGTCCACCTCGTTGCGCTCGTTACGGGTCGTGATTGCCGCGGTCCGCTCGGGCAACTTTTGGAGTTGATCGGGCGTGAAGTACCCCTTCAGGAGTTTGGACATCGTGCCGGCCGAATCAGAACCCTGCACACAGGCTGCAATGGTCACCACGATGTTGGCCAAATCCCTCTGCAGCCATGACTCAAATTGCTCCGGATATTGGGTAATCAATCCCAGACACAAGCCGAACTTCCGGTCTTCCGCCAGGATTTTACCCATGATCGGCATTTGAACCAGGTGGGCCTCATCGGCCACGAGAAAATGAAGGCGCCGCTGCCCAAGGGGCCGGCTCTTCGCCACATAGTGGTACTGATTGATCAG includes the following:
- a CDS encoding replication-relaxation family protein, which encodes MIFRWLDHPSFHRDEQLIAILYDLGMATKRQLLAITGWHPRTLKDRLRQIRKRGNTIEERELWLKTYSIPGQVRDVAYSLGRLGMEYAQEMALQIHRVKEAPQAQVAHFLGINDILVRLLEKGYDRNRIAWLSSTEATDVLLRYWERERNSQIDRRQLIRPDARLILDDSRRFWVEYDNNTENPRQLERKFHNYVQTLMPIGETSPVVWVALTQNRRDYLKANWNAFVELFYKDKQTPQMYFFTSGEETKFFLSE